One segment of Herbaspirillum hiltneri N3 DNA contains the following:
- a CDS encoding MauE/DoxX family redox-associated membrane protein has translation MHPSVVFFPLVLGGILVFGGLMKARDPAGTAAVFAQLPMPAMFGSRAFARVFPMIEMIMGGALVTTGGKWFLAAAVSASGLLICTLIVVTIAARSEHPVQCNCFGAAHAAPITGRTIVRNALFLSLGIVLVFLDLAGFAGVPAMFGEMSDSDMVWCFVIAAGAIAFLIYLFRQHSVERSPSESPDDNGSDLPAHVEPDETFDQIRDRIEGTSVPPIEIMDRSANIVLLHQLCERRDVLVFFIRSDCHVCSKVVTGIPQWAEALAGIIDVIAISASPRADIEQTYPGIRNRTFYGGLSAAEKLSIRVTPTLVFLGRSGRVIAGPIPGSDQITGFVSTLVHSLAEKRIIA, from the coding sequence GTGCATCCTTCAGTGGTATTTTTTCCTCTTGTCCTTGGTGGGATACTGGTGTTCGGCGGGCTGATGAAAGCGCGGGATCCGGCGGGCACGGCTGCGGTGTTTGCACAGCTCCCCATGCCGGCGATGTTTGGGAGCAGAGCGTTCGCCCGCGTGTTTCCGATGATCGAGATGATCATGGGGGGAGCGTTGGTCACGACCGGCGGGAAGTGGTTCCTTGCAGCCGCCGTCTCCGCCAGCGGGCTGTTGATCTGTACCCTGATTGTCGTCACCATTGCCGCACGGTCCGAACATCCGGTGCAGTGCAATTGTTTTGGCGCGGCGCATGCCGCGCCCATCACAGGCCGGACGATAGTCAGGAATGCGCTCTTTCTCTCCCTGGGGATTGTCCTGGTGTTTCTCGATCTGGCCGGATTCGCTGGTGTTCCCGCAATGTTCGGCGAGATGAGCGACAGCGATATGGTGTGGTGTTTTGTGATCGCTGCCGGTGCTATTGCATTCCTGATCTACCTTTTCCGGCAACACTCGGTCGAACGCTCCCCATCGGAGAGCCCAGACGACAACGGTAGCGATTTGCCAGCGCATGTCGAACCGGATGAGACATTCGATCAGATCCGGGACCGGATCGAGGGTACGTCAGTGCCACCGATCGAGATCATGGATCGGAGCGCGAACATCGTGTTGTTGCATCAATTGTGTGAGCGGCGCGACGTATTGGTGTTCTTTATCCGTTCCGACTGTCACGTGTGTTCCAAGGTCGTGACCGGAATTCCCCAGTGGGCGGAGGCACTCGCGGGGATCATTGACGTGATTGCGATCAGCGCATCTCCCCGGGCAGATATCGAACAAACTTATCCGGGTATTCGCAACCGCACTTTCTATGGCGGCTTGTCCGCGGCTGAGAAGCTGTCGATCCGTGTTACCCCCACGCTCGTTTTCCTCGGCCGTTCCGGCCGGGTGATCGCAGGCCCTATTCCAGGCTCTGATCAGATCACCGGGTTCGTCTCGACCTTGGTGCATTCTCTCGCTGAAAAGCGCATCATCGCCTGA
- a CDS encoding glycerophosphodiester phosphodiesterase family protein yields MGLREDSGIKACPTWQTQREVFTTLGTPSNDRVVTARHRGDFTDQFAENTLEAFHASYRACRPAIETDVRYTSDDQLVIFHDTHIGKMLEPGYDPRSGLGPNATLDSLTLAQVQAKKVLNVFTRQPMPRENPQWPGVHTVEEMLKDYCTFPGGANALVHLEVKTVVKDGQLDVEKSKRAVVETAKILQAIHVEFPQYEIFKRVILKFQMSLFPAPLYYHAAMQSDGIVEIVMAEPVIAPAGQRQIDSSSETIWDPPDGTYASRTAKAVAWWSLQEALFVPCVEVVIKDSTDFINKRTAAPYLGQRSYVEPYAHEECGALGRCNATVGTMAEMVTIVKTHQKALGVFVPIPDYLMWREDRYVDFGVPNIAAGKNPSIAAEKAYYNNNSQCCYDLDDRIDPSENSDDRMIIGWQRSIGCNVITADDTDSIDYGYYSAGQLELDARPEPVKPPDKMNSVLAWELSYNPRPNPEITLQSPNIDGDMRCLWWIASGDQLSFTYNCDSIFAMKEGGTRQLRTSVRRADGVMRILRGQQCLTATVLDPGGDTTGAHWGVCDDSVGTNWSWDKDSHLINGYNNSLITSPSFIEEWGDSGYRSWGLASTLGFEPGIASRTWTITPRQVPVIPPDPPDPPDPPDPPDPPDPPDPPDPPPEEGGFLRWLWGPLIFINRQVFGRDGNDRGLSG; encoded by the coding sequence ATGGGATTGAGAGAAGACTCCGGCATCAAGGCCTGCCCCACCTGGCAGACGCAGCGTGAAGTGTTCACGACGTTGGGAACGCCATCCAATGACCGTGTCGTTACAGCCCGGCATCGAGGCGATTTCACCGACCAGTTTGCAGAAAATACGCTGGAGGCATTTCACGCTTCCTATCGGGCATGCAGGCCTGCGATTGAGACGGATGTTCGGTATACAAGCGACGATCAACTCGTCATCTTCCACGACACGCATATCGGGAAGATGCTTGAACCTGGCTACGATCCGAGAAGCGGCCTCGGCCCCAACGCAACCCTCGACTCGCTCACGCTCGCTCAGGTGCAGGCGAAAAAAGTACTCAACGTGTTTACCCGGCAGCCTATGCCGCGGGAGAACCCGCAATGGCCTGGTGTTCATACCGTCGAGGAAATGCTGAAGGACTATTGCACCTTTCCAGGAGGGGCAAACGCGCTGGTTCACCTCGAGGTCAAAACGGTCGTCAAAGATGGCCAGCTCGACGTCGAAAAGAGCAAGAGGGCGGTCGTGGAAACCGCGAAGATCCTTCAAGCCATCCATGTTGAATTTCCCCAGTACGAAATATTCAAGCGAGTCATCTTGAAATTTCAGATGTCGTTGTTCCCGGCCCCGCTCTACTATCACGCAGCTATGCAGAGTGATGGAATTGTGGAAATAGTGATGGCTGAGCCGGTGATCGCACCTGCCGGTCAACGACAGATCGATAGCAGTTCGGAAACCATCTGGGATCCGCCAGACGGGACGTATGCATCACGGACAGCAAAAGCTGTCGCTTGGTGGTCCTTGCAGGAAGCTTTGTTCGTACCTTGCGTCGAAGTTGTCATCAAGGACTCCACCGACTTCATCAATAAGCGCACTGCAGCGCCCTACCTCGGACAACGCTCTTACGTCGAGCCCTACGCACATGAAGAATGCGGCGCCTTGGGGCGGTGCAATGCAACAGTAGGCACGATGGCCGAAATGGTCACGATCGTGAAAACCCATCAGAAAGCCCTCGGCGTTTTCGTTCCCATCCCCGACTACCTGATGTGGCGTGAGGACCGCTACGTCGATTTTGGCGTCCCCAATATCGCTGCCGGGAAGAATCCCTCCATTGCGGCCGAGAAGGCGTACTACAACAATAATTCGCAGTGTTGCTATGACCTTGACGACCGGATCGATCCGTCCGAGAACTCAGACGACCGCATGATCATCGGCTGGCAGCGCAGCATCGGTTGTAACGTCATCACCGCCGACGACACCGATTCCATTGATTACGGCTACTACAGCGCGGGGCAGCTCGAACTCGACGCCAGACCGGAGCCTGTCAAGCCACCCGATAAAATGAACTCGGTGCTTGCGTGGGAGCTTAGCTATAACCCTCGCCCCAACCCTGAGATCACACTCCAATCTCCCAATATTGACGGGGATATGCGTTGTTTGTGGTGGATTGCATCTGGGGATCAACTCTCATTCACCTATAACTGTGACAGCATCTTCGCCATGAAAGAGGGCGGAACTCGTCAGCTGCGCACCAGTGTGCGAAGGGCGGACGGCGTGATGCGAATACTCCGCGGCCAACAATGCCTGACCGCAACGGTGCTCGACCCCGGAGGGGACACCACTGGCGCCCATTGGGGGGTATGCGACGATAGTGTTGGGACGAACTGGTCGTGGGACAAAGATTCTCATCTCATCAACGGTTACAACAATTCCCTTATCACATCCCCCTCTTTCATCGAGGAGTGGGGAGACAGTGGATATCGTAGTTGGGGACTCGCCTCAACACTCGGCTTTGAACCAGGCATCGCCAGCCGCACATGGACAATCACGCCGCGCCAAGTACCCGTTATTCCACCAGATCCACCAGATCCACCAGATCCACCAGATCCACCAGATCCACCAGATCCACCAGATCCACCAGATCCACCGCCAGAAGAGGGGGGATTTCTCCGGTGGTTATGGGGGCCATTGATATTTATAAACCGTCAAGTCTTTGGTCGTGACGGGAATGACAGAGGATTGAGCGGTTAG
- a CDS encoding cytochrome-c peroxidase: MKSLYIVTAVAAAIALASLYADSQSPVVAAVAAVAAAAPAPPAYANAAYAPQPGRRPSVEEMTALGRTMFFDPSLSGSGQQSCASCHSPDHAFGPPNNLSVQLGGKDMKTPGTRAVPSLRYLQNVPPFSEHFHDDDGDDSIDAGPTGGRTWDGRADSAHDQARIPLLSPHEMANESPADVVAKLKRAPYAAQFRATFGETIFDDGARAFDAALMALEVFQESPADFYPYTSKYDAYLRKQTSLNAQELRGLELFNEPAKGNCASCHISEILPNGAFPQFTDYGLIAVGVPRNRKISANKDPRYYDLGLCGPERTDFKDKPEYCGLFKTPTLRNVALRGSFFHNGAFHTLQEVMEFYVQRDTNPEKWYPRNRDGSIRKFDDLLPAHFPNVNVEPPFDRQPGDKPALSDAEIKDVIAFLKTLTDGYKP, encoded by the coding sequence ATGAAATCCCTGTACATCGTCACTGCCGTCGCGGCCGCCATCGCCCTCGCCTCCTTGTATGCCGACAGTCAGTCGCCGGTAGTGGCAGCCGTGGCAGCCGTGGCGGCTGCTGCGCCCGCACCTCCGGCCTACGCCAACGCAGCCTACGCGCCGCAGCCGGGTCGCCGACCCAGCGTGGAAGAAATGACCGCGCTTGGCCGCACCATGTTTTTCGATCCGTCGCTGTCAGGTTCCGGTCAGCAATCGTGCGCAAGCTGCCACAGTCCCGATCACGCATTCGGTCCGCCCAACAATCTGTCGGTGCAGCTTGGCGGCAAGGACATGAAAACACCCGGCACGCGCGCAGTGCCTTCGCTGCGTTACCTGCAAAACGTGCCGCCGTTCAGCGAACACTTCCACGATGACGACGGCGACGACAGCATCGATGCCGGCCCGACCGGCGGACGCACCTGGGACGGCCGCGCCGATTCGGCGCACGACCAGGCCCGTATCCCCTTGTTGTCGCCGCATGAAATGGCCAACGAATCGCCCGCCGATGTGGTGGCCAAGCTGAAGCGCGCACCTTACGCCGCGCAATTCCGTGCGACCTTCGGCGAGACGATTTTCGATGACGGTGCGCGCGCCTTCGATGCCGCGCTGATGGCGCTGGAAGTGTTCCAGGAAAGCCCGGCCGACTTCTATCCCTACACCAGCAAATACGACGCCTACCTGCGCAAGCAGACTTCGCTGAACGCACAGGAATTGCGCGGTCTGGAGCTGTTCAACGAGCCGGCCAAGGGCAATTGCGCGTCCTGCCATATCAGCGAAATTTTGCCCAACGGGGCGTTCCCGCAGTTCACCGATTACGGCCTGATCGCCGTGGGCGTGCCGCGCAACAGGAAGATTTCCGCCAACAAGGATCCGCGCTACTACGACCTGGGCCTGTGCGGGCCGGAGCGGACCGACTTCAAGGACAAGCCGGAATACTGCGGCCTGTTCAAGACGCCGACGCTGCGCAACGTTGCGCTGCGCGGCAGCTTCTTCCACAACGGTGCGTTCCACACGCTGCAAGAGGTCATGGAGTTCTACGTCCAGCGCGATACCAATCCGGAGAAATGGTATCCGCGCAATCGTGACGGCAGCATCCGCAAGTTCGACGACCTGCTGCCGGCGCATTTTCCGAATGTGAACGTGGAACCCCCGTTCGACCGCCAGCCCGGCGACAAGCCGGCGCTCAGCGATGCGGAGATCAAGGATGTGATTGCGTTTCTCAAGACGCTTACCGATGGCTATAAGCCATAA
- the ureB gene encoding urease subunit beta, which translates to MIPGEVITRLGDIELNADRPIVTIQVTNTGDRPVQVGSHCHFFEANPGLAFDRGQAMGRRLDIASGLSVRFDPGLTYEVKLVAFASNRA; encoded by the coding sequence ATGATTCCTGGTGAAGTTATTACTCGCCTTGGCGATATCGAGTTGAACGCAGATCGACCGATAGTCACCATTCAGGTGACGAACACCGGTGATCGACCGGTCCAGGTGGGAAGTCACTGCCACTTCTTTGAAGCTAATCCCGGATTGGCTTTCGACAGGGGGCAGGCTATGGGGAGACGTTTGGATATTGCATCTGGCCTGTCAGTGCGGTTTGACCCCGGTCTGACATACGAGGTGAAGCTCGTCGCGTTTGCAAGCAACAGGGCCTAG
- a CDS encoding urease subunit alpha, with amino-acid sequence MMSSISRARYAGLYGPTTGDKIRLADTELLVEIERDYTIYGEESSYGLGKSIRAGMAQSSYSAANGAAEAVITNVVIVDHWGVLKADIGIIDGRISAIGKSGNPDLQPGVNIIIGPGTQVIDGSGKILTAGTIAMDVPISSGDVLMAMAAAGTTTVIGGGSGPVTGSRVTGATPGAWTANRLLDSLDAWPLNFVLVGLGSASQPGGLEAQVWAGAVGALNVHDTRGATPAAIDNCLSIADKYDVPVMITSDTANEFGFNEDTIAAFKGRTVILPDVGGVEGGHIPDVIRCAGLPNVIPASSVAALPYTVDLIDGLYGSVMAANNLDPSIPEDVALAESIIHKETIAATDLLHDMGAISIVAGSSVFPEANAEIVRRTWQMAHKMKIQRDPLPGDGSNDNQRVKRYVAKYTINPAIACGIAHVTGSVEPGKLADLVLWDPAYFGTQPALVLKGGVATSDGSGGLLSTDQSIVFISKSSLEMNGITVSLRHRIEAVRDTRGSVGKHSMIHNTSTPVVEIDPETFEVRADGELLTAEPATVLPLGQRYLL; translated from the coding sequence ATGATGAGTTCGATTAGCCGCGCCAGATATGCAGGCCTGTATGGGCCGACAACGGGGGACAAGATTCGGTTGGCAGATACCGAGTTGTTGGTGGAGATCGAGCGGGATTACACGATCTATGGAGAAGAGTCGTCGTATGGGCTGGGCAAGTCGATTCGCGCCGGCATGGCACAGTCGTCATACAGTGCGGCAAACGGTGCTGCCGAGGCGGTGATCACGAACGTGGTGATTGTCGACCACTGGGGTGTCCTGAAGGCCGATATCGGGATCATCGACGGTCGCATCAGCGCGATCGGGAAATCCGGGAATCCTGATCTTCAACCGGGTGTGAATATCATCATCGGTCCAGGCACGCAGGTGATCGATGGTTCGGGAAAAATCCTGACGGCCGGCACGATCGCCATGGATGTACCGATTTCCTCGGGCGATGTGTTGATGGCGATGGCCGCCGCCGGGACCACGACCGTCATTGGCGGCGGGTCGGGGCCGGTGACAGGATCGCGGGTGACGGGCGCTACCCCGGGGGCATGGACGGCGAACCGGTTGTTGGACTCACTGGATGCATGGCCGTTGAATTTTGTTCTCGTTGGACTGGGCAGCGCTTCGCAGCCTGGTGGATTGGAAGCGCAGGTATGGGCGGGGGCAGTCGGCGCGTTGAATGTGCATGACACGCGTGGCGCGACACCTGCGGCAATCGACAACTGTTTGTCTATCGCCGACAAGTACGACGTGCCGGTGATGATCACCTCGGATACCGCCAACGAGTTCGGATTCAACGAAGACACGATCGCCGCGTTCAAAGGCCGGACGGTGATCTTGCCTGACGTGGGAGGGGTGGAAGGCGGACATATTCCTGATGTGATCAGATGCGCGGGGCTGCCGAATGTGATCCCAGCCAGCAGCGTCGCCGCTCTTCCGTACACCGTCGACCTTATCGATGGACTCTATGGCTCAGTGATGGCAGCCAACAATCTCGACCCATCGATACCGGAAGACGTCGCGCTCGCAGAGTCCATCATTCATAAAGAGACGATTGCTGCCACAGATTTGCTGCACGATATGGGGGCAATCTCGATTGTTGCCGGCAGCAGCGTGTTTCCTGAGGCGAACGCAGAAATCGTGCGACGTACGTGGCAGATGGCGCACAAGATGAAGATCCAACGGGACCCCCTTCCTGGCGATGGGAGCAACGACAACCAACGAGTGAAAAGGTATGTCGCGAAATACACGATCAATCCGGCGATCGCGTGTGGGATCGCACATGTAACGGGGTCGGTGGAGCCGGGGAAGCTCGCTGACCTGGTGCTATGGGATCCGGCCTATTTCGGGACGCAGCCGGCGCTGGTGTTGAAGGGCGGCGTCGCAACCAGTGATGGTAGCGGCGGCCTCCTCAGCACCGATCAAAGCATCGTCTTCATTTCCAAGAGCAGCCTGGAGATGAACGGCATCACCGTCAGTCTCCGTCATCGCATTGAGGCGGTCAGGGACACGCGCGGTAGCGTCGGTAAACACAGCATGATCCACAATACGTCGACGCCAGTCGTGGAGATTGATCCGGAGACATTTGAGGTGCGTGCAGACGGTGAGCTGCTGACCGCGGAGCCTGCTACCGTGTTGCCGCTGGGGCAGCGATATTTGCTGTGA
- the ureA gene encoding urease subunit gamma: MAASDDEYQTDHIRNAVIAGIARKRLERGVKLNVVEAKALIREFVVEGARDGRSVADLMEAGAHVVSRDQLMDGIAELLTTIRVVGSFPNGLHPVFVHNPIR, from the coding sequence ATGGCAGCAAGTGATGATGAATATCAAACGGACCATATTCGGAATGCGGTTATTGCCGGCATCGCCAGGAAGCGACTTGAGCGCGGTGTCAAACTGAACGTGGTGGAAGCGAAGGCGTTGATCAGGGAATTTGTGGTGGAAGGCGCCCGTGATGGGCGCAGTGTTGCGGATCTCATGGAGGCTGGGGCTCACGTGGTAAGTCGCGATCAACTTATGGACGGGATTGCTGAACTTCTCACAACGATTCGGGTTGTGGGGAGTTTTCCTAACGGACTGCATCCGGTGTTCGTCCACAACCCCATTCGATAG